The Alteripontixanthobacter sp. genome has a window encoding:
- the yihA gene encoding ribosome biogenesis GTP-binding protein YihA/YsxC yields MTDEALGARGPNPEKLFSGRVDFLLSAPQLKFLPDPGPPEIAFAGRSNVGKSSLLNALTGRKAIARASVTPGRTQELNFFEVGEPTLLRLVDMPGYGFAKAPPKVVDNWKKLVRTYLRGRQVLERTLLLVDSRRGIKDVDREMMTMLDEAAVGYRIVLTKTDKLKASELDAIIDATLAEARKHPAAYPELHVTSAETKLGIAELRAAVVQDAKL; encoded by the coding sequence GTGACCGACGAAGCGCTCGGGGCGCGCGGCCCCAATCCGGAAAAGCTGTTTAGCGGCCGGGTGGATTTCCTGCTTTCGGCACCGCAGCTGAAGTTCCTGCCCGATCCGGGCCCGCCCGAGATCGCCTTTGCCGGGCGCTCCAACGTCGGTAAATCCTCACTGCTCAACGCGCTGACCGGGCGCAAGGCGATTGCGCGCGCTTCGGTCACGCCGGGCCGCACGCAGGAGCTGAACTTCTTCGAAGTGGGCGAGCCGACCCTGTTGCGGCTGGTCGATATGCCGGGTTACGGATTCGCCAAGGCGCCGCCCAAGGTGGTCGACAACTGGAAGAAACTGGTGCGCACCTATCTGCGCGGCCGGCAGGTGCTTGAGCGGACCTTGCTGCTGGTGGATTCGCGCCGCGGTATCAAGGATGTGGACCGCGAGATGATGACCATGCTGGACGAGGCGGCGGTCGGTTACAGGATCGTGCTGACCAAGACGGACAAGCTGAAGGCGAGCGAGCTGGATGCGATTATCGATGCGACCCTGGCAGAGGCGCGCAAACACCCCGCAGCCTATCCCGAATTGCACGTGACCAGCGCGGAAACCAAGCTGGGCATCGCCGAATTGCGCGCCGCCGTGGTGCAGGATGCCAAGCTATGA
- the yidC gene encoding membrane protein insertase YidC, giving the protein MDNQRNLLIAVLLSGLLLFGWDAGMSYFYPQSEAVTAAERVDSPTERAEIAASQDGIAAVPASPGEAAAPVAVDRAVASAGRIPIDAPSIAGSINPVGARVDDVVLKTHRQTVDEDSGPIRIFSPAGTQAQHFAQFGWVGEGVATPGLDTVWTAEGDVLTADSPVTLRWDNGEGQQFAIRFQVDDDYLITATQQVSNTGGGPVVAQPFSVINRTSATASPSTWNVHSGPIGVFDESVQFGPDYDDLAETARETPEGRTAWLGFTDIYWMSALIAEDKTASTSDFRSLGNDIYRADLVYQPSTVAAGADLTRTTRLFVGAKETEVLDAYQDGGITQFGLAIDWGWFRWFEKPIFWLLRQLFDLVGNFGVAIILLTVIIRLLLFPIAQKQFASMAAMKAIQPKMKALQERHKDDKQKQQQEIMKLYKEEKVNPLAGCLPLLLQIPIFFALYKVLILGIEMRHEPFALWIEDLSAPDPATILNLFGLLDFTPPSFLGIGVLAVMLGFTMWLTFKLNPSAMDPMQQQIFNIMPWILMFVMAPFAAGLLLYWNTSNILTLAQQSFLYSRHPQLKAAAMKEKEEKRLAAEREKAEKA; this is encoded by the coding sequence TTGGATAACCAGCGCAACCTGTTGATTGCCGTGCTGCTTAGCGGCTTGCTCCTGTTCGGCTGGGATGCAGGGATGAGCTATTTCTATCCACAATCGGAAGCGGTCACCGCTGCCGAGCGGGTGGATTCGCCCACCGAACGGGCGGAAATCGCCGCATCGCAAGACGGTATCGCAGCCGTACCGGCCAGCCCGGGAGAGGCAGCTGCCCCGGTGGCGGTGGATCGCGCCGTGGCCAGTGCAGGCCGCATCCCGATCGATGCGCCATCCATCGCCGGGTCGATCAACCCGGTCGGCGCGCGGGTAGACGATGTGGTGCTCAAGACGCACCGCCAGACGGTCGATGAAGATAGCGGCCCGATCCGCATTTTCTCCCCCGCCGGCACGCAGGCCCAACACTTCGCGCAATTCGGCTGGGTCGGCGAAGGCGTGGCAACGCCGGGCCTCGACACGGTCTGGACCGCCGAAGGCGATGTCCTGACGGCGGACAGCCCGGTGACCTTGCGCTGGGACAATGGCGAGGGCCAGCAATTCGCGATCCGGTTCCAGGTCGATGACGATTATCTGATCACCGCGACCCAGCAGGTCAGCAACACTGGCGGCGGCCCGGTCGTCGCGCAGCCTTTTTCGGTCATCAACCGCACCAGCGCGACCGCCAGCCCGAGCACCTGGAACGTCCATTCCGGCCCGATCGGGGTGTTCGACGAATCGGTTCAGTTCGGCCCGGATTACGACGATCTTGCGGAAACCGCCCGCGAGACGCCAGAAGGCCGCACCGCCTGGCTGGGTTTTACCGACATCTACTGGATGAGCGCGCTGATTGCCGAGGACAAGACGGCCAGCACGTCCGATTTCCGGTCGCTGGGCAATGATATCTACCGCGCCGACCTTGTCTATCAGCCATCCACGGTGGCGGCCGGTGCCGATCTTACCCGCACCACCCGGCTGTTCGTCGGCGCCAAGGAAACCGAGGTGCTGGATGCCTACCAGGATGGCGGGATCACGCAGTTTGGCCTGGCCATCGACTGGGGCTGGTTCCGCTGGTTCGAGAAGCCGATTTTCTGGCTGCTGCGCCAGCTGTTCGACCTGGTCGGCAATTTTGGCGTGGCGATCATCCTGCTCACGGTCATCATCCGTCTGCTGCTGTTCCCCATTGCCCAGAAACAGTTCGCCAGCATGGCAGCGATGAAGGCGATCCAGCCCAAGATGAAGGCGCTGCAGGAACGCCACAAGGACGACAAGCAGAAGCAGCAGCAGGAGATCATGAAGCTGTATAAGGAAGAGAAGGTCAATCCGCTGGCCGGCTGCCTTCCGTTGCTGCTGCAGATTCCGATTTTCTTCGCACTGTACAAGGTGCTGATCCTGGGTATCGAGATGCGCCACGAGCCGTTTGCGCTGTGGATCGAGGATCTTTCGGCGCCCGATCCGGCGACCATACTCAACCTGTTCGGCCTGCTCGATTTTACCCCGCCAAGCTTCCTGGGCATCGGCGTGCTGGCGGTTATGCTGGGCTTCACCATGTGGCTGACCTTCAAGCTCAACCCCAGCGCGATGGATCCGATGCAGCAGCAGATCTTCAATATCATGCCGTGGATCCTGATGTTCGTGATGGCACCTTTCGCGGCCGGCCTGCTGCTATACTGGAACACCTCGAACATCCTGACGCTGGCCCAGCAAAGCTTCCTCTATTCGCGCCACCCGCAATTGAAGGCGGCGGCGATGAAGGAGAAGGAAGAAAAGCGGCTCGCGGCAGAGCGTGAGAAAGCCGAAAAGGCGTGA
- the yidD gene encoding membrane protein insertion efficiency factor YidD, with protein MKHVLILIARGWQLGPSRILPPSCRFAPSCSQYAIEALTKYGALRGGWMAFKRVMRCHPWGGHGYDPVP; from the coding sequence ATGAAGCATGTCCTGATCCTGATTGCGCGCGGCTGGCAGCTCGGGCCGTCACGCATATTGCCGCCATCCTGCCGGTTCGCCCCGTCCTGTTCGCAATATGCGATAGAGGCTTTGACGAAATACGGTGCGCTTCGGGGTGGATGGATGGCGTTTAAGCGGGTAATGCGCTGCCACCCTTGGGGGGGACACGGGTACGATCCGGTACCCTGA
- the rnpA gene encoding ribonuclease P protein component — protein MTSESLSVIRKRSDFLAVNKGLRVAKPGFVLLAHPNGERGKRFGVTVTKRIGNAVIRNRMKRRFRALLRAALPEFGLPDHDHILIGREGGVERDFAKLADELDDALRRAASGKGDPPRRRHRQRGSSSQSRRKPLA, from the coding sequence ATGACTTCTGAATCTTTAAGCGTAATCCGCAAGCGCAGCGACTTTCTCGCCGTAAATAAAGGGCTGCGCGTCGCCAAGCCCGGGTTCGTGCTGCTTGCGCATCCCAATGGCGAGCGCGGCAAGCGTTTCGGGGTTACCGTTACCAAGCGGATCGGCAATGCCGTGATCCGCAACCGGATGAAGCGGCGCTTTCGCGCATTGCTGCGGGCCGCCTTGCCGGAATTTGGCCTGCCCGATCACGACCACATATTGATTGGCCGCGAAGGCGGGGTGGAGCGGGATTTCGCCAAGCTGGCCGACGAACTGGACGATGCCCTGCGCCGCGCCGCCTCGGGCAAAGGCGATCCGCCGCGCCGCAGGCACCGCCAGCGCGGCAGCTCTTCGCAATCGCGCCGCAAGCCGCTAGCTTGA
- the rpmH gene encoding 50S ribosomal protein L34 gives MKRTFQPSNLVRARRHGFFARKKTVGGRKVLGNRRRKGRKKLCA, from the coding sequence ATGAAGCGGACATTCCAGCCCAGCAATCTCGTGCGCGCCCGTCGCCACGGTTTCTTCGCCCGCAAGAAGACGGTCGGTGGCCGCAAGGTCCTCGGCAACCGTCGCCGCAAGGGCCGCAAGAAGCTCTGCGCCTGA
- a CDS encoding alpha/beta hydrolase produces MAAPVSAQIISVESWVEEFDPVAQQWVRVDDGAQRFVSAHSDLRAPAIAYYGPFQVLDGQRAALMGVTDAGSPGDFAEMLRAYPQLATLELIEAPGTANDRANMRLGRMIRAAGLTTRVPAGGSVRSGGVELFLAGASREIADGAEFAVHSWRDEYGRQPSDFAADDPVNLSYLDYYAEMGFAPEQAHAFYDLTNSVPHEQALWLTAGDMRGWLAPGEGAVQAGPAVKDSPRLAYSGLALALDSGTSFN; encoded by the coding sequence ATGGCCGCGCCGGTTTCCGCGCAGATCATCTCGGTGGAAAGCTGGGTGGAAGAGTTCGACCCGGTTGCGCAGCAATGGGTGCGGGTTGATGACGGCGCGCAGCGTTTCGTTTCAGCGCATAGCGATCTGCGCGCGCCTGCGATTGCATATTACGGCCCTTTCCAGGTGCTTGATGGCCAGCGCGCCGCATTGATGGGCGTGACCGATGCGGGCTCGCCGGGAGACTTTGCCGAGATGTTGCGCGCCTATCCGCAGCTGGCCACGCTGGAGCTGATCGAGGCACCCGGCACCGCAAACGACCGTGCCAATATGCGGCTGGGCCGGATGATTCGCGCCGCCGGCCTGACCACGCGGGTGCCCGCTGGCGGATCGGTCCGCTCGGGCGGGGTGGAACTGTTTCTGGCCGGTGCCTCGCGCGAAATTGCGGACGGTGCCGAGTTCGCGGTACATAGCTGGCGCGACGAATATGGCCGCCAGCCGAGCGATTTTGCGGCGGACGATCCGGTCAACCTGTCCTATCTCGATTATTACGCGGAAATGGGCTTCGCGCCGGAGCAGGCCCATGCGTTTTACGACCTCACCAATTCGGTTCCGCATGAGCAGGCGCTGTGGCTGACGGCGGGCGATATGCGCGGGTGGCTCGCGCCCGGCGAGGGCGCGGTGCAGGCCGGGCCAGCGGTGAAAGATTCGCCTCGTCTGGCTTATTCCGGGCTCGCTCTCGCGCTTGACTCGGGCACGAGCTTCAACTAA
- a CDS encoding YifB family Mg chelatase-like AAA ATPase, whose product MVALTRTVAYLGLEARAIEVQCQIAPGMPRFGIVGLPDKAVGESRDRVQAALSAMGLSLPPKRITINLSPADLPKEGSHYDLPIALALLAAMGVTDAEELADWIAVGELALDGRIVASPGVLLAALHASEQEAGLICPAGQGAEARWASGVPVCAAPDLVSLLNHLKGTQRLPDPAPGEVDAPPPGPDLKKVKGQETAKRALEIAAAGGHNLLMNGPPGAGKSMLAACLPGILPELSPAEALEVSMVQSVAGTLESGKISRARPFRAPHHSASMAALTGGGLKVKPGEVSLAHLGVLFLDELPEFQRPVLDSLRQPLETGRVDVARANAHVSFPARVQLIAAMNPCRCGHLGDPALACSRAPRCAADYQSKVSGPMLDRIDLHVEVDPVSAADLALPPPAEGSAEVAARVAQARARQTARFEQTGARTNAELEGDALEQFATPDEAGQALLMQAAQAMRLSARAYTRMLRVARTVADLTGAEKVGRIHVAEALSYRRQAPRA is encoded by the coding sequence GTGGTCGCACTAACGAGAACGGTAGCCTATCTGGGCCTGGAGGCACGCGCGATCGAGGTACAATGCCAGATCGCGCCGGGCATGCCGCGCTTCGGCATAGTGGGTCTGCCGGACAAGGCCGTGGGCGAAAGCCGCGACCGGGTGCAGGCGGCGCTTTCCGCGATGGGCCTGTCATTGCCGCCCAAGCGGATCACGATCAATCTCTCGCCCGCCGACCTGCCCAAGGAAGGCTCGCATTACGACCTGCCGATTGCGCTGGCGCTGCTTGCCGCAATGGGCGTTACCGACGCCGAAGAACTGGCCGATTGGATCGCCGTAGGCGAACTCGCGCTGGATGGCCGGATCGTGGCGAGCCCAGGCGTCCTGCTCGCCGCATTGCATGCCAGCGAGCAGGAGGCCGGGCTGATCTGCCCCGCCGGACAGGGAGCAGAAGCACGTTGGGCGAGCGGCGTTCCCGTTTGCGCCGCGCCCGACCTCGTCAGCCTGCTCAACCATCTGAAAGGCACGCAGCGCCTGCCCGATCCCGCGCCGGGCGAAGTCGATGCACCGCCGCCGGGGCCGGATCTGAAAAAGGTAAAGGGCCAGGAAACCGCCAAGCGAGCGCTCGAAATCGCTGCGGCGGGCGGCCACAATTTACTGATGAACGGCCCGCCCGGTGCGGGCAAATCCATGCTGGCGGCGTGCCTGCCGGGCATTTTGCCCGAACTTTCCCCGGCAGAGGCGCTGGAAGTGTCGATGGTACAATCGGTCGCGGGCACGCTGGAAAGCGGGAAGATCAGCCGTGCGCGGCCCTTCCGCGCACCGCATCATTCGGCCAGCATGGCAGCGCTGACGGGCGGCGGGTTGAAGGTCAAACCCGGCGAAGTCAGCCTGGCACATCTCGGCGTGCTGTTCCTTGACGAGTTGCCCGAATTCCAGCGCCCGGTGCTCGATTCGCTGCGCCAGCCGCTCGAAACCGGGCGAGTCGATGTCGCGCGGGCGAACGCGCATGTCAGTTTCCCCGCGCGGGTCCAGCTGATCGCGGCGATGAATCCGTGCCGCTGCGGCCATCTCGGCGATCCGGCGCTGGCCTGCAGCCGCGCCCCCAGATGCGCCGCCGATTACCAGAGCAAGGTGAGCGGACCGATGCTCGACCGGATCGACCTGCATGTGGAAGTCGATCCGGTCAGCGCCGCCGACCTTGCGCTCCCGCCCCCGGCCGAAGGCAGCGCAGAGGTCGCGGCCCGTGTGGCCCAGGCGCGCGCCCGCCAGACCGCCCGGTTCGAACAAACCGGCGCGCGCACCAATGCCGAGTTGGAGGGCGACGCGCTGGAACAATTCGCCACGCCGGACGAGGCTGGACAAGCGCTGTTGATGCAGGCAGCGCAGGCCATGCGCCTGTCGGCCCGCGCCTATACCAGAATGCTGCGCGTGGCCCGAACCGTGGCCGATCTCACCGGCGCAGAAAAAGTGGGGCGCATTCACGTGGCAGAAGCGCTGAGCTACCGAAGGCAGGCACCGCGGGCCTGA
- a CDS encoding cyclic nucleotide-binding domain-containing protein, with the protein MFDQINASLLLHAGAVVYVIAFLFRDEALIRLFSVIGTLLYMGYYFWYPAEPLWDAIVTSTFFLGANVVVIFIILLERTTFGMSDEDKQLYGAFNGMTPGEFRKLLKPASWCQSDADEMLTRAGEVSDHLFYIQEGTVTVSKGSSQFTLNGGRFVGEIGYMLGDPASGDTRAGKGTRYIAWAVADLNRIGRKTPAIANAMTAKVGRDLARKLRQSVIVGQ; encoded by the coding sequence ATGTTCGACCAGATAAACGCATCGCTGTTGTTGCATGCAGGCGCGGTCGTTTACGTCATCGCTTTCCTGTTTCGTGACGAGGCACTGATCCGGCTGTTCTCGGTGATCGGTACGCTGCTCTATATGGGCTATTACTTCTGGTATCCGGCAGAACCCCTTTGGGACGCGATCGTGACCAGTACATTTTTCCTCGGCGCCAATGTCGTGGTGATTTTCATCATCCTGCTGGAGCGTACCACCTTTGGCATGAGCGACGAGGACAAGCAGCTTTACGGCGCATTTAACGGGATGACGCCGGGTGAGTTTCGTAAATTGCTGAAACCGGCTTCGTGGTGCCAATCCGACGCGGACGAAATGTTGACCCGCGCCGGCGAGGTGTCAGATCACCTGTTCTATATTCAGGAAGGCACCGTGACCGTATCGAAGGGTTCCAGCCAATTCACTTTGAATGGAGGGCGGTTCGTCGGCGAGATAGGTTATATGCTGGGCGATCCTGCCAGTGGAGATACACGGGCGGGAAAAGGCACGCGCTACATCGCCTGGGCGGTCGCCGATCTGAACCGGATCGGCAGAAAAACTCCGGCCATCGCCAACGCCATGACGGCGAAGGTTGGCAGAGATTTGGCCCGGAAGTTGCGGCAGAGCGTGATTGTCGGGCAATAG
- a CDS encoding helix-turn-helix domain-containing protein, whose amino-acid sequence MGDLSIREPLKQLTACGLPEALEVMGERWAFMILRAGFNGVHHFEEFLSELGIARNILSSRLTKLVSHGILDRQPCPDDRRRIEYRLTEKGMDLLPAMLALRQWGQKYGVEVNEDPVLVDERDRLPIGPVSILAHDGRILEPEDLNLVAKSDVGKRADGSQATCCETLGEGGYAKLPEAAE is encoded by the coding sequence ATGGGTGATTTGAGTATACGCGAGCCGCTAAAGCAGCTGACTGCCTGCGGTCTGCCGGAAGCGCTGGAGGTCATGGGGGAGCGGTGGGCCTTCATGATCCTGCGCGCCGGTTTCAACGGCGTCCATCATTTCGAGGAATTCCTGAGCGAGCTGGGTATCGCCCGCAATATCCTGTCGAGCCGCCTGACCAAGCTGGTCAGCCACGGCATCCTGGACCGTCAACCTTGCCCCGACGATCGCCGCCGGATCGAATACCGCCTGACAGAAAAAGGCATGGACCTGCTGCCCGCCATGCTGGCGCTGCGCCAATGGGGCCAGAAATACGGGGTGGAAGTTAATGAGGACCCGGTGCTGGTGGACGAGCGCGACCGCCTGCCGATCGGCCCCGTCTCCATCCTGGCGCATGACGGCCGCATATTGGAGCCGGAAGACCTCAACCTGGTTGCCAAATCCGATGTCGGCAAACGCGCCGATGGCAGCCAGGCCACATGCTGCGAAACGCTGGGCGAGGGTGGCTACGCCAAACTGCCCGAAGCGGCGGAATAG
- a CDS encoding HAD-IA family hydrolase, with product MEASLTASTEQPAAVVFDVGRVLIQWDLRALFCKLIDDKEELDWFLANVVTEEWHFQHDAGRPLDDMVPERQARFPEYADHIAAYRTRFLETIPGPVPGSADLVERLDARGVPLFAITNFGAEFWDMFRPTAPVMDLFRDIVVSGREKLAKPGPEIFDLAARRFAHAPQDMLFIDDNSDNIATAKTLGWHTHIFRDAKALAADLTERGLLG from the coding sequence ATGGAAGCTTCCCTGACCGCTAGCACCGAACAACCAGCAGCAGTCGTCTTCGATGTGGGGCGCGTGCTGATCCAGTGGGATCTGCGCGCGCTTTTTTGCAAGCTGATCGATGACAAAGAGGAGCTCGACTGGTTCCTCGCCAATGTCGTGACCGAAGAATGGCATTTTCAGCACGATGCCGGGCGTCCGCTGGACGACATGGTGCCGGAGCGGCAGGCCCGTTTCCCCGAATATGCAGACCATATCGCCGCCTATCGGACCCGGTTTCTGGAAACGATTCCCGGTCCGGTGCCGGGCAGCGCGGATTTGGTGGAACGACTGGATGCGCGCGGCGTGCCGCTATTTGCGATCACCAATTTCGGGGCGGAGTTCTGGGATATGTTTCGGCCAACCGCGCCTGTCATGGACCTGTTTCGCGATATCGTGGTCTCGGGGCGAGAAAAACTGGCCAAGCCGGGCCCCGAAATCTTCGACCTTGCCGCGCGCCGCTTTGCCCATGCGCCGCAGGACATGTTGTTCATCGACGATAATTCGGACAATATCGCCACCGCGAAAACGCTCGGCTGGCATACGCACATCTTCCGCGATGCCAAGGCGCTCGCCGCCGATCTGACCGAGCGCGGACTGCTCGGCTAA
- the ykgO gene encoding type B 50S ribosomal protein L36 has protein sequence MKIRNSLKSLKNRHRDCRVIRRRGRTYVINKTNRRFKARQG, from the coding sequence ATGAAAATCCGCAACAGCCTGAAGTCGCTGAAGAACCGCCATCGCGATTGCCGCGTGATTCGTCGCCGCGGGCGGACCTATGTGATCAACAAGACCAACCGCCGCTTCAAGGCACGCCAGGGCTGA